Part of the Tolypothrix sp. PCC 7910 genome, CACATTAAAGCCATCAGGATTAAATTCTACCTTGAGCATTTCTTGGACTTTGTTGACCATATACCAGCAAGCAGATTGTTCTTTAAAAGGTAGGTCAAAATAATTGCTTACATGGCGTTTAGGAATAACTAAGATATGTCCTTTGCTGAGAGGATAGCCATCGAAAATAGCGTAAGCAGTTGCAGATTCTGTTAATAGTTTTAAATGTGTATAGGGATTACAGAATAGACAATTATTTGTGGAATTGCGCTGGTGATTGTAATGCTGATATTCATAAAACTCCCGATTCTCATCTAAATAAATAGAATGGAAAGGAAGTTTGACAATACATTGATATGTGGGTTTTTTATGAACGTAATGTTCTCTAAAACCTTCCTTTTTGATATCTCTTCTTACTGCATAATAAGCTTTACCTCCTGGCTTCAATAAATGTGCTACTTCCATGAGTACGCTAGCTTGTTCTTCAGAAAACAACACATTTAATACGTAAAAGCAAATTATTGTATCGAATTTATCTTGAGGATATTGGTTAAAATAATAAGGGTCATAACCTGTAATATCACAGCCTTTGTTACGCAATATTTTCACGTCATTACCAAAGCCACAGCCAAAATCTAATATTTTGCCTTGAAGCAGGTTTTGATTTAATAAATATTGTGCTGGAAATGACAAGCTAGTTCTTTCTATAGCGGTGAGATGGCTGAAGATATTTTTTTGCTGTTTCATGGAATTTCGCTGTTTCTGTCTTCTGCTGCTTCTCGGTTTCACTATTACGGAGACAGAAGGCATAAGAATAAGATAATTATTATACTCTTGGATTCAGAGGAAAGGATGGCTGGGGAAGCTGGATAACAAAAGTATAATTACTAGGGCTTTTTGTAATAAACCTTAAAATTTTTTGCATATATTGCTGAACCGAAATATAGTTTTATTAAGGCAAGCTAGGTGTAGATTACTATATCAGTAGTGAGATCTATGCCTCGCGAAAGACAAAAATCACGTATTTTAGAAAAGGCTCAATTAAGAACTTACGGACTCCATACGATTGATCCGAACATTGATTTTGGAGAGATGAAACAGCTAATAGAGAAATTACGCAGTAAAATTCTGGCGACCTCTGCGAGAGAATGTTACTGGGAGTTGCCTTTAAATAGGGTAAAGATAGCCACGAATATGAATTAGCAGGTGGTGTACGTACAAGTAAACGCGTCCGTAAAAGCACGGTTACCCGTTATAAGGTGGTCAAAGAAGAAACCTCGGCTGGGAAGCCGAAGAAGGCGTAGGAATGGGGAATGGGAAGTTAGCATTTGTGCTTTCTTCCTCATCTCCGTCATCCCCGCCTCAGCCTCTAATTCCTCCCGTTCGGCCTTTGAATAATCGTTTCCGTTACCCGACGCTTGGCTTTGGGATCTATAGCTACTAAACGCAGGTACTCGCCTTCATATTCAGTTAGACATGATTCTAAAGCTGAGATAGCATCTGAGTGAGCATCGATGTGGGTATTGAGACAACTTTGCCAGGAACCTGTGCGGAAGCGTCTTTCATCGACGTGTTCAATGTTAATTGTGTAACCCTGCGCTAAGAATTGCCGGATTTGTTCTTGTGTTTCTAGGGTTAAATGGGGACTTAATGTTTCTTGTTTTTGCGCGTTGTTATTAGTTGCGCCTGTATTTACACCATTGCTGGATGGCTGAGTTGTTGGTGTTCCTGTAACAGGTGGTGCAGCTTGATAACTTTTGCCGCGATTGAGGCGATTATATTCATCAACTAGCTGAGAATTTTCTACTCGTTTTTGTTCGCCAACCATCAATTTCCCAGATTCAAGTAAATGAGATAGCTTAAAATCCGGCTTTTTAAATTCTGGTGGCCCTTGATTGCTATTGACTACTCGTAGGGAAACACGCTCAAATCCTATTTGATGGATGAAGTTGCGTATTTGTTCGTCATAAATACGCGATCGCAATGCGCTAAAAAAGTCTATCGATTGATTGGGGAAGGTATCAACTAGCTGTTCAATTTCCCGCGGGGAAAGTCCATCTGGTTCAAATATCCCGCCAACTATTCCTACTTTGTCATCGCGATCAGGTTCCCAGTAAAATTTCTCCATGCGACCATCCCGAATTAATGGTGCATAAAGGGTTGAAAAATCGTTCCCTGTAACGATAATGGGTACTCGACGTAATGGTGTGGAATCGTAGCTTCCAGGTAATTGCACGTCTGTAGGATTATCGGCAATATTCATCAGGGTGGCGTTCACCAACTGAGTATTGACTGTATATTGCGTTCCTTCATCAAATCTACCTGCACCCGCATCTAAATCGTTAATCATCAGCACGCACATTTTACCGCGCACTTTGATTAATTCTGCGGTTTCCCGATAGCGTAGACGTATTAAACGCGCTGGATCTCCCGCATCAGGACTTTCTAATTCACCACCAGAGATGTGAGTTACCTCTACACCCATTTTCTCGAAGACTAACTCACATTGAAAAGATTTTCCCTCTCCCTTACGTCCGTGAACCCCTAAAATTAAGGGAACTCGCACGCCGGGGAGATCTAGAAAGTTTTTGGTAATATGGACAGCTAATTTGTCCAAAAACCGAGGAGCGATATAGTAACTCATGCAATCATTTTTGGTTAGTGCTTCTTAGGATCATGGTAGTTTTTTTTAGCTACTGATGTTTATGTATCTTTGGGTAGAGAAGGGGTTGGGGATTGGGGATTGGGGAACTCGGGGCCCCCTCTGGGGATAAGGGGTAATGGGGATTGGGTAAAGGGGTGGGTACAACTTGCGGCGCAGGGGACTGGATATCGAAGTTCACCGCCAGATGATGCGCCATGCTTGCGGTAATGAGCGTAGAACGGGATAAACTGGATATTCTTTACAGAAAGTGTTAAGCTACTCTGCTTTTAAGTTGCACAATCCCTCATGAGGGCTGTTGACAGTTGACAGTCAACCGTTAACAGTTAACAGCCTTCTTGAGTAGTTATGCAATTTAGGCGCGCATTAGCTTACTTAAATTTCACTTTATTACTTAAAATCCTATGGTGGCTAGTATAGAAAGTTCTACTAATCAAGAGTTAGTCGGTTTTATCTGGAGCATTGCTGACAAACTCCGTGGCCCATACCGTCCACCCCAGTACCGCCGGGTGATGTTACCGTTGATTGTGTTGCGTCGTTTGGATGCTGTCTTAGAACCGACTAAGAAAGCTGTCCTGGAGGCGAAGGCGAAATATGAGGCGATGAAATTAGCAGGGGATGCTTTTGAGAAAGCGATC contains:
- a CDS encoding HIT family protein — protein: MKQQKNIFSHLTAIERTSLSFPAQYLLNQNLLQGKILDFGCGFGNDVKILRNKGCDITGYDPYYFNQYPQDKFDTIICFYVLNVLFSEEQASVLMEVAHLLKPGGKAYYAVRRDIKKEGFREHYVHKKPTYQCIVKLPFHSIYLDENREFYEYQHYNHQRNSTNNCLFCNPYTHLKLLTESATAYAIFDGYPLSKGHILVIPKRHVSNYFDLPFKEQSACWYMVNKVQEMLKVEFNPDGFNVGININRAAGQNMMHASIHIIPRYKGDAVGAKSGMRSVIPKKISI
- a CDS encoding ribulose bisphosphate carboxylase small subunit → MSYYIAPRFLDKLAVHITKNFLDLPGVRVPLILGVHGRKGEGKSFQCELVFEKMGVEVTHISGGELESPDAGDPARLIRLRYRETAELIKVRGKMCVLMINDLDAGAGRFDEGTQYTVNTQLVNATLMNIADNPTDVQLPGSYDSTPLRRVPIIVTGNDFSTLYAPLIRDGRMEKFYWEPDRDDKVGIVGGIFEPDGLSPREIEQLVDTFPNQSIDFFSALRSRIYDEQIRNFIHQIGFERVSLRVVNSNQGPPEFKKPDFKLSHLLESGKLMVGEQKRVENSQLVDEYNRLNRGKSYQAAPPVTGTPTTQPSSNGVNTGATNNNAQKQETLSPHLTLETQEQIRQFLAQGYTINIEHVDERRFRTGSWQSCLNTHIDAHSDAISALESCLTEYEGEYLRLVAIDPKAKRRVTETIIQRPNGRN